From one Flavobacteriales bacterium genomic stretch:
- a CDS encoding type I restriction enzyme HsdR N-terminal domain-containing protein: MELKQKLNNLHERVDNLKAQITTEEATKNAFVMPFLQILGYDIFNPIEVVPEFTADLGTKKGEKVDYAIMKDGQPIIIIECKHWKEKLDSHASQLHRYFNVTKSRFAILTNGVKYEFYTDLEKSNIMDSKPFLEINLDKLKDNNVKQLIKFQKENYNQNDILNSASSLKYIKALRVEFEKELESPSDELTKILVKRFFDGKLNSNRLENFKEYLASAIKSSINDTINNRLHKALSTQAEKEEEISIEDSKINTTEEELEGFQIVKAILRQKISSNQIAHRDTQSYFGILFEDNNRKPICRLYVEGERKRIGLFDEDKKEIKHDIDSIEDIYKFSELLLATTEMYTK; this comes from the coding sequence ATGGAACTAAAACAAAAACTAAACAACCTTCACGAAAGGGTTGACAACTTAAAGGCACAGATTACAACGGAAGAAGCAACTAAAAACGCATTCGTAATGCCTTTTCTTCAAATTTTAGGTTATGATATCTTTAATCCTATTGAGGTCGTGCCTGAGTTTACAGCAGATTTAGGAACAAAAAAAGGCGAAAAGGTTGATTATGCCATCATGAAAGATGGACAACCAATAATAATAATTGAGTGCAAGCATTGGAAAGAGAAACTAGACTCTCACGCCTCACAATTACATAGGTATTTCAATGTTACTAAATCAAGGTTTGCAATTCTAACAAATGGAGTTAAGTATGAATTTTACACTGACTTAGAAAAGTCTAACATAATGGATTCTAAGCCATTTTTAGAAATCAACCTAGATAAATTAAAAGACAATAACGTAAAACAATTGATTAAGTTTCAGAAAGAAAACTATAATCAAAACGATATCTTAAATTCAGCAAGTTCGTTAAAGTACATTAAAGCTCTTAGGGTTGAATTTGAAAAAGAACTGGAAAGTCCATCAGATGAATTAACAAAAATTCTTGTAAAACGATTTTTTGATGGGAAACTAAACAGTAATAGGCTTGAAAACTTTAAAGAATATTTAGCATCAGCAATAAAATCATCTATTAATGACACTATAAATAACAGACTTCATAAAGCTTTATCAACACAAGCAGAGAAGGAAGAAGAAATATCTATTGAAGATAGTAAAATAAACACCACTGAAGAAGAGCTTGAAGGCTTTCAAATAGTAAAAGCAATACTTAGACAAAAAATATCATCAAACCAAATAGCTCATCGAGATACTCAGTCTTATTTTGGAATTCTTTTTGAGGACAATAATAGAAAGCCTATTTGCCGACTATATGTAGAAGGAGAAAGGAAGCGTATTGGTTTGTTTGATGAAGACAAGAAGGAAATTAAACATGATATTGATTCAATAGAAGATATTTATAAGTTCTCAGAACTGCTGCTAGCTACTACTGAAATGTACACAAAATAA
- a CDS encoding recombinase RecT, whose protein sequence is MSNTNTNKLALKEAFSNETLKKKFQEVLGQKSAGFIASVLTLTSNNKLLATADKNSIISSAMVAATLDLPINPNLGFAYIVPYGKQAQFQLGYKGFIQLAQRSGKFKTINVTAVKEGELQMVDYLTGEYSFKWEQNFSERNKAKTIGYVAYFELINGFSKSLFMSLEDVENHALKYSQSFKKGDGVWKDNFEAMASKTVLKLLLSKYAPMSIEMEKAMVTDQAVVNDLDGNVDYPDNTEEVEATIIENVEDVIANAKSKEDLDAIWSSLSEEEQAENSEIFNAKLKEIK, encoded by the coding sequence ATGAGCAACACAAACACAAACAAATTAGCATTAAAAGAAGCGTTTTCAAATGAAACGCTAAAAAAGAAATTTCAAGAGGTATTGGGGCAAAAATCGGCAGGTTTTATTGCGTCTGTACTTACCCTAACAAGCAATAACAAGTTATTAGCAACAGCGGATAAGAACTCAATCATAAGTTCAGCAATGGTTGCTGCAACTTTGGATTTGCCTATCAACCCGAATCTCGGATTTGCATACATAGTACCTTATGGAAAGCAAGCACAATTTCAATTGGGTTACAAAGGATTCATTCAGTTGGCTCAAAGGTCTGGAAAATTCAAAACAATAAATGTAACAGCTGTAAAAGAAGGTGAGTTGCAAATGGTGGACTACCTAACTGGTGAATACTCATTCAAATGGGAACAAAATTTCTCGGAGCGAAACAAAGCTAAAACTATTGGTTATGTAGCTTATTTCGAATTAATCAACGGATTTTCAAAGTCCCTTTTCATGAGTTTGGAAGATGTGGAAAACCACGCTTTAAAGTACTCGCAATCTTTCAAAAAAGGTGACGGAGTTTGGAAAGATAACTTTGAAGCCATGGCATCCAAGACGGTATTAAAACTTCTACTTTCAAAGTATGCTCCAATGAGCATTGAGATGGAGAAAGCTATGGTAACTGATCAAGCGGTTGTTAATGATTTGGACGGAAATGTTGATTACCCAGACAATACGGAAGAAGTAGAAGCAACTATTATCGAAAACGTGGAGGACGTAATTGCAAACGCTAAATCAAAAGAGGATTTAGATGCTATATGGTCAAGTCTTTCAGAAGAAGAACAAGCAGAGAATAGCGAGATATTCAATGCTAAACTAAAAGAGATAAAGTAA
- a CDS encoding DUF3127 domain-containing protein: MSYTAKGKVLRVGEIIQVSDTFKKREIVIETDEQYPQILSFEFNQDKVHILNEYIKDDLVSIDFSIRGREWQKDQESPKQVFHTLSAWKIKKQSHEESQSNE; the protein is encoded by the coding sequence ATGAGCTACACAGCAAAAGGAAAAGTCCTAAGAGTAGGCGAAATCATTCAAGTGAGTGACACGTTTAAGAAAAGAGAAATTGTAATTGAAACTGATGAACAATACCCTCAGATTCTTTCTTTTGAATTTAATCAAGACAAGGTCCATATTCTTAACGAATATATTAAAGATGATTTAGTTTCTATCGATTTTTCAATACGAGGTCGAGAGTGGCAGAAGGATCAAGAGTCTCCAAAACAAGTGTTTCACACACTTTCAGCATGGAAAATTAAAAAGCAATCTCATGAAGAAAGCCAATCTAATGAGTAA
- a CDS encoding LuxR family transcriptional regulator produces the protein MLEKLTPKEIEVSRLITKGLPEKQICDKLGQKASTTHVHARNIRKKIGGYTKADIVRFIAMEFMSEENKAKFKEFLKTGFLPIIFLMIVISTMFTEIDPLRVRRSSRRGRKQETELVINA, from the coding sequence ATGTTAGAAAAGCTTACACCAAAAGAAATTGAAGTTTCACGATTAATCACAAAGGGTTTGCCTGAAAAACAAATTTGTGACAAGCTTGGGCAAAAAGCGAGTACCACTCATGTACACGCAAGAAATATCCGTAAAAAAATAGGCGGATACACAAAAGCCGACATTGTGAGATTCATCGCTATGGAGTTTATGAGCGAGGAAAACAAAGCAAAATTCAAGGAGTTTTTAAAAACTGGATTCTTACCAATAATATTCTTGATGATAGTTATCTCAACAATGTTCACGGAGATAGACCCTTTGCGAGTAAGAAGAAGCAGTAGAAGAGGAAGAAAACAAGAAACAGAACTTGTTATCAATGCTTAA
- a CDS encoding helix-turn-helix domain-containing protein translates to MNAKEIKKHREDMNLTQIEFGERLGVGARSIQYWENGTRSISKNALLLLKQILNEQKHEQQTNTDLTNNHGNKFKELDNGRFLLKVNLIPFSAHASYLETLEQGLEPVEFEEIGFVVERFGKGNYLGFTVKGDSMNGGMLNDTPDGAMVLGRELGKHHWIDGFNSSDYGWIIICEQGIFHKDITHLNKDKGTITCHSRNKSPEYSDFELELNKVKQIFKVIKRTY, encoded by the coding sequence ATGAATGCAAAGGAAATAAAAAAACATAGAGAGGATATGAATCTCACTCAGATTGAGTTTGGTGAGCGGCTTGGTGTCGGTGCAAGGAGTATTCAATATTGGGAAAACGGAACGCGTTCTATTTCTAAAAATGCTTTATTATTATTAAAGCAGATATTAAATGAACAAAAACACGAACAACAAACGAACACTGACTTAACAAACAATCACGGAAATAAATTCAAGGAATTAGATAATGGCAGGTTTTTATTAAAAGTGAATCTTATACCATTTTCCGCACACGCATCATATTTAGAAACATTGGAACAAGGATTAGAACCAGTAGAATTTGAAGAGATTGGTTTTGTAGTAGAAAGGTTTGGAAAAGGGAACTATTTAGGCTTTACAGTTAAAGGTGATAGTATGAATGGTGGAATGCTAAATGACACTCCTGATGGTGCAATGGTTCTTGGTCGAGAGCTAGGCAAACATCATTGGATAGATGGGTTTAATTCATCCGATTATGGATGGATCATCATTTGCGAACAAGGAATCTTTCATAAAGATATCACCCACCTTAATAAAGATAAAGGTACTATTACGTGCCACAGCAGAAATAAGTCTCCAGAATATTCAGATTTTGAACTAGAGCTGAACAAAGTGAAACAGATTTTTAAAGTTATTAAGCGGACATACTGA
- a CDS encoding tyrosine-type recombinase/integrase yields MFYLLTKKKAKSSISIRKSINKQRFVYSTGISIQVDEWNPESFRPFRQRGRNDLAIISRKLDEMEHAIEDFIYHAEIDKKKITIQDLKSHLDIQFKNKRSKTADLRFYDFVQEFLIDAPKTINPNTKQIYSENLIKKFKQTANRVSEFERDYKRKVLLSDFDMDTYNDLYAYWSQDQEYMYNTIGGFLKICKQLLGIADKHYKYKVHVDYKTKEFTSMEETAEAIVLSEEEIDIVAKLDLSNEPHLMNYQGWLIIGLWTGLRVQDLLTINLSAEDKYIEVSPQKTKHHDISVVIPIHHHIKAYLEEHGMPKVVSSQKFNKYIKQICKIAGFTEEIKGSKKIEVSKGVWRKKKGFYPKYELVTSHTCRRSFATNMYLMNFPTLSIMKITGHTTEKNFLKYIKVTPKEHAEKLMKHWESYYQNKFDDNVENE; encoded by the coding sequence ATGTTTTATTTATTAACGAAAAAGAAAGCGAAATCAAGCATAAGTATTCGTAAGAGTATTAATAAGCAAAGATTCGTTTATTCAACTGGTATTTCCATTCAAGTAGACGAGTGGAATCCCGAAAGCTTCCGACCATTTCGCCAAAGAGGGAGAAATGACTTGGCGATTATTTCAAGAAAATTGGACGAAATGGAACATGCTATTGAAGATTTCATTTACCATGCTGAAATTGACAAAAAGAAAATAACCATACAAGATTTAAAGAGTCATTTAGATATTCAGTTTAAAAACAAACGATCCAAAACAGCAGATTTAAGATTTTACGACTTTGTCCAAGAATTTTTGATAGATGCTCCCAAAACTATAAATCCAAACACAAAACAAATCTATTCGGAAAATTTGATCAAGAAGTTCAAGCAGACAGCAAATAGAGTGAGTGAATTTGAGCGAGATTATAAGAGAAAGGTTCTGTTAAGTGATTTTGATATGGATACCTACAATGATCTGTACGCTTATTGGAGCCAAGACCAAGAGTATATGTATAATACTATTGGGGGATTTTTGAAAATTTGTAAACAACTATTAGGAATAGCAGATAAACATTATAAATACAAAGTTCATGTAGATTACAAGACAAAAGAGTTTACTTCAATGGAAGAGACTGCAGAAGCTATTGTGTTAAGTGAAGAGGAAATTGACATCGTTGCAAAATTGGATTTATCAAACGAACCCCACTTAATGAATTATCAAGGTTGGCTAATTATCGGTTTATGGACTGGTTTACGGGTGCAAGATTTATTGACCATTAATCTATCAGCAGAAGACAAGTATATTGAAGTATCTCCGCAGAAAACTAAGCATCATGATATATCTGTTGTAATACCTATACACCATCATATTAAAGCCTATTTGGAAGAACACGGAATGCCTAAAGTGGTATCGTCCCAAAAATTCAACAAATACATAAAGCAGATTTGCAAAATTGCTGGATTTACTGAGGAAATAAAAGGATCAAAAAAAATAGAAGTATCAAAAGGTGTTTGGCGTAAAAAGAAAGGATTTTATCCAAAATACGAACTTGTAACGTCTCACACCTGCAGAAGGTCATTTGCGACTAATATGTACTTGATGAATTTCCCTACCCTATCCATTATGAAAATTACGGGGCATACAACGGAGAAGAATTTTCTAAAATACATTAAAGTAACTCCAAAAGAACACGCAGAAAAATTGATGAAGCATTGGGAGTCTTACTATCAAAATAAATTCGACGATAATGTAGAAAATGAGTGA